Proteins encoded in a region of the Puntigrus tetrazona isolate hp1 chromosome 12, ASM1883169v1, whole genome shotgun sequence genome:
- the noxo1b gene encoding NADPH oxidase organizer 1b isoform X1, producing MSDPRFPVDVRLIGVMKKDKDKKFMTSVLWSDQTELIVYRSFRDFKTLHRQLKKKFPVENHFRKEDRVLPRFGAQFMVTSFQMKGLDKSVSRLRYLEKYCSNLLQCDTTVSHSTDVIQFFLPTEQELRPEYTQNSVMILQSDNINNVSGGPELVNKNLNNGNVSQPFVSKTYRCVAPYETKDTKNRPFKVAVNERLDVLIKDKAGWWLVENEDKRLAWFPAPYLELCDEEGEEEDVEDDFYSPTYQSSLYCATRSYTSKKEDEISLSIGAVVEVLQRSDNGWWLVRYNRKAGYVPSMYLKLYSSPSFGLQTLQRKLHSSTINLSASNSFKLEPQVRSRNRRNSFLKSNSVEMLSEPGQHEEAGSFSDDGNDFSFSSSDTTSMSPSMSSSEGEEGLRQQDKEPESNDSGMSSGQSSPSSSDTDHPMKGVGAPRVPPRPQTQEILRRCTTYTRNVALATSARLAPEREIMVHGGRA from the exons ATGAGTGATCCGCGCTTTCCGGTCGACGTCCGACTCATCGGAGTAATGAAGAAAGACAAGGACAAA AAGTTCATGACATCAGTGCTGTGGTCAGACCAGACTGAGTTGATAGTGTACAGATCTTTCCGGGACTTCAAAACGCTCCAT AGGCAACTGAAAAAGAAGTTTCCTGTGGAGAATCACTTTCGTAAAGAAGATAGAGTGCTTCCCAGATTTGGAG CCCAGTTCATGGTGACTTCATTTCAGATGAAAGGTTTGGATAAGTCAGTGTCTCGTCTAAGGTATCTGGAGAAGTACTGTTCCAACCTGTTGCAGTGCGACACAACTGTGTCACATTCCACAGACGTTATTCAGTTCTTCTTGCCAACCGAACAGGAGCTCCGACCGGAATATACCCAGAACAG TGTGATGATTCTGCAATCAGACAACATAAACAATGTCAGCGGAGGACCTGAATTGGtgaataaaaatctaaacaatgGCAATGTGTCCCAGCCATTTGTATCCAAGACGTATCGGTGTGTGGCTCCATATGAGACAAAAGATACAAAGAACAGGCCATTTAAAGTAGCTGTGAATGAAAGACTGGATGTGCTGATTAAAGACAAAGCAG GTTGGTGGCTTGTTGAGAATGAAGATAAACGTCTAGCTTGGTTTCCTGCTCCCTACTTGGAGTTATGTGATGAGGAAGGGGAAGAGGAGGATGTTGAAGATGACTTTTATTCCCCAACCTATCAAA GTTCTCTGTACTGCGCTACAAGAAGCTACACCTCAAAAAAAGAGGACGAGATCTCTCTGAGCATCGGTGCTGTTGTGGAGGTGTTACAGAGGTCTGATAATGGCTGGTGGCTTGTTAG ATATAACAGAAAGGCCGGGTATGTGCCCTCCATGTACCTGAAGCTCTACAGCAGCCCCAGCTTTGGCCTTCAGACACTCCAGAGGAAACTTCACAGCTCCACTATCAACCTGTCTGCCAGCAACTCTTTCAAACTGGAGCCTCAGGTCCGTTCACGAAACAGAAGGAATAGTTTTCTTAAATCAAACTCTGTGGAAATGCTGTCTGAGCCGGGACAGCATGAGGAAGCTGGCAGCTTCAGCGATGACGGAAACGATTTCAGCTTCAGTTCCTCTGACACCACCTCCATGAGCCCAAGCATGTCCAGCTCAGAGGGGGAAGAGGGCCTGAGACAGCAGGATAAAGAGCCAGAAAGCAACGATAGTGGTATGTCCAGCGGTCAGTCCAGCCCCTCCAGCTCAGACACTGATCACCCAATGAAAGGAGTCGGAGCTCCCAGGGTGCCACCAAGACCTCAGACTCAGGAGATCCTACGTCGCTGCACGACCTACACCCGAAATGTTGCTCTGGCGACCTCTGCACGCCTGGCCCCTGAAAGAGAAATCATGGTACATGGAGGGAGAGCATGA
- the noxo1b gene encoding NADPH oxidase organizer 1b isoform X2, translating to MVTSFQMKGLDKSVSRLRYLEKYCSNLLQCDTTVSHSTDVIQFFLPTEQELRPEYTQNSVMILQSDNINNVSGGPELVNKNLNNGNVSQPFVSKTYRCVAPYETKDTKNRPFKVAVNERLDVLIKDKAGWWLVENEDKRLAWFPAPYLELCDEEGEEEDVEDDFYSPTYQSSLYCATRSYTSKKEDEISLSIGAVVEVLQRSDNGWWLVRYNRKAGYVPSMYLKLYSSPSFGLQTLQRKLHSSTINLSASNSFKLEPQVRSRNRRNSFLKSNSVEMLSEPGQHEEAGSFSDDGNDFSFSSSDTTSMSPSMSSSEGEEGLRQQDKEPESNDSGMSSGQSSPSSSDTDHPMKGVGAPRVPPRPQTQEILRRCTTYTRNVALATSARLAPEREIMVHGGRA from the exons ATGGTGACTTCATTTCAGATGAAAGGTTTGGATAAGTCAGTGTCTCGTCTAAGGTATCTGGAGAAGTACTGTTCCAACCTGTTGCAGTGCGACACAACTGTGTCACATTCCACAGACGTTATTCAGTTCTTCTTGCCAACCGAACAGGAGCTCCGACCGGAATATACCCAGAACAG TGTGATGATTCTGCAATCAGACAACATAAACAATGTCAGCGGAGGACCTGAATTGGtgaataaaaatctaaacaatgGCAATGTGTCCCAGCCATTTGTATCCAAGACGTATCGGTGTGTGGCTCCATATGAGACAAAAGATACAAAGAACAGGCCATTTAAAGTAGCTGTGAATGAAAGACTGGATGTGCTGATTAAAGACAAAGCAG GTTGGTGGCTTGTTGAGAATGAAGATAAACGTCTAGCTTGGTTTCCTGCTCCCTACTTGGAGTTATGTGATGAGGAAGGGGAAGAGGAGGATGTTGAAGATGACTTTTATTCCCCAACCTATCAAA GTTCTCTGTACTGCGCTACAAGAAGCTACACCTCAAAAAAAGAGGACGAGATCTCTCTGAGCATCGGTGCTGTTGTGGAGGTGTTACAGAGGTCTGATAATGGCTGGTGGCTTGTTAG ATATAACAGAAAGGCCGGGTATGTGCCCTCCATGTACCTGAAGCTCTACAGCAGCCCCAGCTTTGGCCTTCAGACACTCCAGAGGAAACTTCACAGCTCCACTATCAACCTGTCTGCCAGCAACTCTTTCAAACTGGAGCCTCAGGTCCGTTCACGAAACAGAAGGAATAGTTTTCTTAAATCAAACTCTGTGGAAATGCTGTCTGAGCCGGGACAGCATGAGGAAGCTGGCAGCTTCAGCGATGACGGAAACGATTTCAGCTTCAGTTCCTCTGACACCACCTCCATGAGCCCAAGCATGTCCAGCTCAGAGGGGGAAGAGGGCCTGAGACAGCAGGATAAAGAGCCAGAAAGCAACGATAGTGGTATGTCCAGCGGTCAGTCCAGCCCCTCCAGCTCAGACACTGATCACCCAATGAAAGGAGTCGGAGCTCCCAGGGTGCCACCAAGACCTCAGACTCAGGAGATCCTACGTCGCTGCACGACCTACACCCGAAATGTTGCTCTGGCGACCTCTGCACGCCTGGCCCCTGAAAGAGAAATCATGGTACATGGAGGGAGAGCATGA
- the rnf151 gene encoding RING finger protein 151 produces the protein MSTGGYEVEQFVDTPDDDLICVICRAVLRCPVRLKCNHVFCKECILQWMKRQVKCPCCRQPIDQNQMLVLFKLSKSIGRLSIKCRNAQQGCRATFPLSNEYLHISSCPYEWQLCPHEGCGQQVLRKDAQAHDQSCSHWRQLCPMGCGTLLVRENQARHNCYKELHQRYVAERRKQRAIAANLRRKMQRMQSRMAQIRRQINLMCESLEVGDLEIEAGEGSSAWTDANAASPSGSRHRNTNSRSSRVRFT, from the exons ATGTCG ACTGGAGGTTATGAAGTGGAGCAGTTTGTGGATACCCCAGATGATGATCTGATTTGTGTCATCTGTAGAGCAGTTCTACGCTGTCCTGTACGACTTAAATGCAACCATGTCTTCTGCAAGGAATGCATTTTACAGTGGATGAAAAG ACAGGTGAAATGCCCGTGTTGTAGGCAACCCATCGACCAGAACCAGATGCTGGTTTTGTTTAAGCTGAGTAAATCCATCGGCCGTTTATCAATCAAA TGTCGAAACGCACAGCAGGGCTGCAGGGCCACTTTCCCGCTTTCTAACGAGTACCTCCACATCTCCAGCTGTCCGTATGAGTGGCAGCTCTGTCCCCATGAGGGCTGTGGGCAGCAGGTGCTGAGGAAGGACGCGCAGGCGCACGATCAGAGCTGCAGCCACTGGCGACAGCTGTGTCCCATGGGCTGCGGCACACTGCTCGTCCGAGAGAATCAGGCCCGACATAACTGCTACAAAGAACTGCATCAGCGCTATGTGGCCGAGCGGCGGAAACAGAGGGCCATAGCAGCCAACCTACGCAGGAAGATGCAGCGCATGCAGAGCCGGATGGCACAAATAAGGAGGCAGATAAACCTAATGTGTGAGAGCCTGGAGGTCGGCGATCTGGAAATTGAAGCAGGAGAGGGAAGCAGTGCTTGGACTGACGCTAACGCTGCCAGTCCGAGCGGCAGCAGACACCGCAACACCAACAGCAGAAGTTCAAGAGTCAGATTCACATAG
- the tex2l gene encoding testis-expressed protein 2 isoform X2, whose translation MAGITGNEGTHKLAGGTQRPGLQPKQDKDKRGIVIQLTDTEGEWDNLDDTDLIFTLDCEGKKSLSSLRNQRPCSVDIQTEGEWGLSSPAFNVPLSPSSPGSLGNSFPPGSGFLSPTHRPLASLVKSLSTELELKESSLKPKPLLSLVKSISTELSRSEPEVSQSRSDSKLNLHLLSQFTQSKSRNGDSRTAPPSPVNLSPTESKASFFKMELEDTRRKLSEAMQEPLSMFSKIMREDSVGSPKHQRSTGSVDSPGYKGFGIGKTTTDLTVSESPKSGRKAESEILPECNWPVRHRRRCVQKSLLSHEHHSRQEDTGPVMESSTHSSPSQRIDMNRTEQDGLAEDVKEQCSSPVPGVGLAYVAFLSYCYFIFPLSAYWSGLFLGLVFGLILGLVLIRWGSMKHLPTSQQHKLHGTSFNNILFEALQSNVPSLKGWMNEMYTYDPETYHPSLMQTVYVTLDGPCLRLNYPRNNIPRWATFDEPCYEKHFTHSRIFRLTGSKVFLLPLALAHKRVWNRKYPICISLAEGEKALEEDEMAEFQGEAQKVEKQPDPTANVSHPVTLYLFGRTGREKEEWFHRLFSASIHNEEDHSEYTSGDKSVLHEENPLGLSWGGESSMKDSSEDVFHNDLVGRVKENILPDYTSYMTSLIFSAHASPLQSPCQSSTQGSPTEKEQTFCCHEDETKPDWLNALIGRIFWDFLHEKYWADKVQQKIQRKLSKIRLPYFMDELTLTELAMGSSMPQITGTSLPQVNSRGLWLHLEVEYTGALQMTLETKINLSKLGKEGVPEAETELETINLLSRLSVLADSDEESSSAGSSDEDEVSSADTQGSLTEKAVPGVEGYSFCGPPKLDLRVRPKLGEREVTFCHVTEWIEKKLQDEFQKVFVLPNMDDIYLPLMHSGMDNPPAFPQYPTKLSQHSSLASTDRCDPEHSAELQ comes from the exons ATGGCAGGGATAACAGGAAATGAAGGAACTCACAAATTGGCCGGTGGGACCCAGAGGCCAGGTTTACAGCCAAAGCAGGACAAGGACAAGAGAGGCATAGTAATCCAACTGACGGACACTGAGGGGGAATGGGACAATCTTGATGACACTGACCTCATATTCACATTGGACTGTGAAGGCAAAAAGTCACTCAGCTCTCTCAGAAACCAAAGACCATGTTCAGTTGACATTCAGACAGAGGGGGAATGGGGTCTCAGCTCACCTGCATTCAATGttcctctctctccatcttctCCGGGCTCCTTGGGAAACTCTTTTCCCCCGGGGTCTGGCTTTCTCTCGCCCACTCACCGACCCCTGGCCAGCTTAGTGAAGTCCCTATCTACAGAATTGGAACTAAAAGAGTCTTCTCTAAAGCCCAAACCACTCCTCAGCCTCGTGAAGTCGATTTCCACCGAGCTTTCTCGCAGTGAGCCGGAGGTGTCTCAATCCAGGTCTGATTCCAAGCTCAATTTGCACTTGTTGTCGCAATTCACTCAGTCCAAAAGCCGCAACGGTGACTCCCGCACCGCCCCTCCATCTCCAGTCAACTTGTCCCCCACCGAGTCCAAAGCCAGCTTCTTCAAAATGGAGTTGGAGGACACCCGACGCAAGCTCTCGGAAGCCATGCAGGAACCTTTGAGCATGTTCAGTAAGATCATGCGTGAAGATAGTGTTGGAAGTCCCAAGCACCAAAGGAGCACAGGATCAGTGGACTCTCCAGGCTACAAAGGCTTTGGAATTGGGAAAACGACCACCGACTTGACCGTATCTGAATCCCCGAAAAGTGGTAGGAAAGCAGAAAGTGAGATTCTACCAGAGTGTAACTGGCCTGTGAGACATCGCAGACGGTGTGTGCAGAAATCCTTGCTTTCCCATGAGCACCATAGCAGACAGGAAGACACTGGGCCTGTGATGGAGTCCAGCACTCACAGCAGTCCTTCCCAGAGAATAGATATGAATAGAACTGAGCAAGATGGTTTGGCAGAGGATGTGAAAGAACAATGCTCCTCTCCAGTGCCAGGAGTGGGTCTTGCCTATGTAGCATTTCTGTCATACTGCTACTTTATCTTTCCTTTGTCAGCTTATTGGTCTGGCCTGTTCCTTGGTTTAGTGTTTGGATTAATTTTGGGGCTTGTGCTGATCCGATGGGGCTCAATGAAACACTTGCCCACCAGTCAACAACATAAACTACATGGGACgtcatttaataatattctcTTTGAAGCCCTACAAAGCAACGTACCGTCTCTCAAG GGTTGGATGAATGAGATGTACACATATGATCCAGAGACCTACCATCCATCCCTTATGCAGACTGTTTATGTCACATTGGACGGACCCTGTTTGCGGCTTAACTACCCACGTAACAACATTCCCCGCTGGGCTACTTTTGACGAGCCCTGTTACGAAAAGCATTTCACCCACTCACGGATATTTCGGCTCACTGGCAGCAAG GTATTTCTTCTGCCACTGGCTTTGGCACACAAGAGAGTGTGGAACAGGAAGTATCCAATCTGCATAAGTTTGGCTGAAGGAGAAAAAGCTTTGGAGGAAGACGAGATGGCAGAATTTCAAGGGGAGGCTCAGAAAGTAGAGAAACAACCTGACCCTACGGCGAATGTTTCACATCCTGTCACACTATACCTCTTTGGACGAACGGGACGAGAGAAAGAGGAGTGGTTTCATCGACTGTTTTCTGCATCCATTCACAATGAAGAGGACCATTCTGAATATACATCTGGTG ATAAGTCTGTATTGCATGAGGAGAACCCTTTGGGTCTGTCATGGGGTGGTGAAAGCTCAATGAAGGACAGCAGTGAAGATGTGTTCCATAATGATCTGGTTGGCAGAGTAAAAGAGAACATTTTACCAGATTATACTTCTTACATGACCAGTCTCATCTTCTCAGCACATGCCAGTCCTCTGCAAAGCCCCTGCCAAAGCAGCACCCAGGGCAGTCCTACTGAAAAAGAACAG ACCTTTTGTTGCCATGAGGATGAAACAAAACCTGACTGGTTGAATGCACTAATTGGCCGGATCTTTTGGGACTTCCTCCATGAGAAATACTGGGCTGATAAAGTCCAACAGAAGATTCAGCGAAAACTGAGCAAAATCCGG TTGCCTTACTTCATGGATGAATTGACCCTCACCGAACTGGCCATGGGCTCCAGCATGCCCCAGATAACAGGCACATCTCTACCACAGGTCAACAGCAGAG GCCTTTGGTTGCATTTGGAGGTGGAGTACACTGGAGCGCTACAGATGACCCTAGAGACTAAAATCAACCTCTCCAAACTTGGGAAGGAGGGAGTCCCCGAGGCAGAGACAGAGTTGGAGACCATTAATCTGTT GTCCAGGCTCTCTGTGCTGGCTGACAGCGATGAGGAATCCTCAAGTGCAGGGTCCTCCGATGAGGACGAAGTTTCATCTGCTGACACTCAAGGAAGTCTGACCGAAAAGGCCGTACCTGGTGTTGAGGG GTACAGTTTCTGTGGACCCCCGAAGCTTGATCTGAGAGTCCGACCCAAACTGGGAGAGCGAGAAGTGACTTTCTGTCATGTaactgaatggattgaaaaaaaGCTGCAGGATGAGTTTCAG AAGGTTTTCGTTTTGCCCAACATGGATGACATTTACCTGCCGCTAATGCACTCTGGGATGGACAACCCGCCAGCTTTCCCACAATACCCTACAAAGCTCTCCCAGCATTCCTCTCTGGCCTCCACTGACAGATGCGATCCGGAACATTCTGCAGAACTACAGTAG
- the tex2l gene encoding testis-expressed protein 2 isoform X1 encodes MAGITGNEGTHKLAGGTQRPGLQPKQDKDKRGIVIQLTDTEGEWDNLDDTDLIFTLDCEGKKSLSSLRNQRPCSVDIQTEGEWGLSSPAFNVPLSPSSPGSLGNSFPPGSGFLSPTHRPLASLVKSLSTELELKESSLKPKPLLSLVKSISTELSRSEPEVSQSRSDSKLNLHLLSQFTQSKSRNGDSRTAPPSPVNLSPTESKASFFKMELEDTRRKLSEAMQEPLSMFSKIMREDSVGSPKHQRSTGSVDSPGYKGFGIGKTTTDLTVSESPKSGRKAESEILPECNWPVRHRRRCVQKSLLSHEHHSRQEDTGPVMESSTHSSPSQRIDMNRTEQDGLAEDVKEQCSSPVPGVGLAYVAFLSYCYFIFPLSAYWSGLFLGLVFGLILGLVLIRWGSMKHLPTSQQHKLHGTSFNNILFEALQSNVPSLKGWMNEMYTYDPETYHPSLMQTVYVTLDGPCLRLNYPRNNIPRWATFDEPCYEKHFTHSRIFRLTGSKVFLLPLALAHKRVWNRKYPICISLAEGEKALEEDEMAEFQGEAQKVEKQPDPTANVSHPVTLYLFGRTGREKEEWFHRLFSASIHNEEDHSEYTSGDKSVLHEENPLGLSWGGESSMKDSSEDVFHNDLVGRVKENILPDYTSYMTSLIFSAHASPLQSPCQSSTQGSPTEKEQTFCCHEDETKPDWLNALIGRIFWDFLHEKYWADKVQQKIQRKLSKIRLPYFMDELTLTELAMGSSMPQITGTSLPQVNSRGLWLHLEVEYTGALQMTLETKINLSKLGKEGVPEAETELETINLLSRLSVLADSDEESSSAGSSDEDEVSSADTQGSLTEKAVPGVEGAAAGGSTSRRILRFVDKIAKSKYFQKATENEYIKKKIEEMSNTPLLLAVEVQELSGTLAVNIPPPPTDRIWYSFCGPPKLDLRVRPKLGEREVTFCHVTEWIEKKLQDEFQKVFVLPNMDDIYLPLMHSGMDNPPAFPQYPTKLSQHSSLASTDRCDPEHSAELQ; translated from the exons ATGGCAGGGATAACAGGAAATGAAGGAACTCACAAATTGGCCGGTGGGACCCAGAGGCCAGGTTTACAGCCAAAGCAGGACAAGGACAAGAGAGGCATAGTAATCCAACTGACGGACACTGAGGGGGAATGGGACAATCTTGATGACACTGACCTCATATTCACATTGGACTGTGAAGGCAAAAAGTCACTCAGCTCTCTCAGAAACCAAAGACCATGTTCAGTTGACATTCAGACAGAGGGGGAATGGGGTCTCAGCTCACCTGCATTCAATGttcctctctctccatcttctCCGGGCTCCTTGGGAAACTCTTTTCCCCCGGGGTCTGGCTTTCTCTCGCCCACTCACCGACCCCTGGCCAGCTTAGTGAAGTCCCTATCTACAGAATTGGAACTAAAAGAGTCTTCTCTAAAGCCCAAACCACTCCTCAGCCTCGTGAAGTCGATTTCCACCGAGCTTTCTCGCAGTGAGCCGGAGGTGTCTCAATCCAGGTCTGATTCCAAGCTCAATTTGCACTTGTTGTCGCAATTCACTCAGTCCAAAAGCCGCAACGGTGACTCCCGCACCGCCCCTCCATCTCCAGTCAACTTGTCCCCCACCGAGTCCAAAGCCAGCTTCTTCAAAATGGAGTTGGAGGACACCCGACGCAAGCTCTCGGAAGCCATGCAGGAACCTTTGAGCATGTTCAGTAAGATCATGCGTGAAGATAGTGTTGGAAGTCCCAAGCACCAAAGGAGCACAGGATCAGTGGACTCTCCAGGCTACAAAGGCTTTGGAATTGGGAAAACGACCACCGACTTGACCGTATCTGAATCCCCGAAAAGTGGTAGGAAAGCAGAAAGTGAGATTCTACCAGAGTGTAACTGGCCTGTGAGACATCGCAGACGGTGTGTGCAGAAATCCTTGCTTTCCCATGAGCACCATAGCAGACAGGAAGACACTGGGCCTGTGATGGAGTCCAGCACTCACAGCAGTCCTTCCCAGAGAATAGATATGAATAGAACTGAGCAAGATGGTTTGGCAGAGGATGTGAAAGAACAATGCTCCTCTCCAGTGCCAGGAGTGGGTCTTGCCTATGTAGCATTTCTGTCATACTGCTACTTTATCTTTCCTTTGTCAGCTTATTGGTCTGGCCTGTTCCTTGGTTTAGTGTTTGGATTAATTTTGGGGCTTGTGCTGATCCGATGGGGCTCAATGAAACACTTGCCCACCAGTCAACAACATAAACTACATGGGACgtcatttaataatattctcTTTGAAGCCCTACAAAGCAACGTACCGTCTCTCAAG GGTTGGATGAATGAGATGTACACATATGATCCAGAGACCTACCATCCATCCCTTATGCAGACTGTTTATGTCACATTGGACGGACCCTGTTTGCGGCTTAACTACCCACGTAACAACATTCCCCGCTGGGCTACTTTTGACGAGCCCTGTTACGAAAAGCATTTCACCCACTCACGGATATTTCGGCTCACTGGCAGCAAG GTATTTCTTCTGCCACTGGCTTTGGCACACAAGAGAGTGTGGAACAGGAAGTATCCAATCTGCATAAGTTTGGCTGAAGGAGAAAAAGCTTTGGAGGAAGACGAGATGGCAGAATTTCAAGGGGAGGCTCAGAAAGTAGAGAAACAACCTGACCCTACGGCGAATGTTTCACATCCTGTCACACTATACCTCTTTGGACGAACGGGACGAGAGAAAGAGGAGTGGTTTCATCGACTGTTTTCTGCATCCATTCACAATGAAGAGGACCATTCTGAATATACATCTGGTG ATAAGTCTGTATTGCATGAGGAGAACCCTTTGGGTCTGTCATGGGGTGGTGAAAGCTCAATGAAGGACAGCAGTGAAGATGTGTTCCATAATGATCTGGTTGGCAGAGTAAAAGAGAACATTTTACCAGATTATACTTCTTACATGACCAGTCTCATCTTCTCAGCACATGCCAGTCCTCTGCAAAGCCCCTGCCAAAGCAGCACCCAGGGCAGTCCTACTGAAAAAGAACAG ACCTTTTGTTGCCATGAGGATGAAACAAAACCTGACTGGTTGAATGCACTAATTGGCCGGATCTTTTGGGACTTCCTCCATGAGAAATACTGGGCTGATAAAGTCCAACAGAAGATTCAGCGAAAACTGAGCAAAATCCGG TTGCCTTACTTCATGGATGAATTGACCCTCACCGAACTGGCCATGGGCTCCAGCATGCCCCAGATAACAGGCACATCTCTACCACAGGTCAACAGCAGAG GCCTTTGGTTGCATTTGGAGGTGGAGTACACTGGAGCGCTACAGATGACCCTAGAGACTAAAATCAACCTCTCCAAACTTGGGAAGGAGGGAGTCCCCGAGGCAGAGACAGAGTTGGAGACCATTAATCTGTT GTCCAGGCTCTCTGTGCTGGCTGACAGCGATGAGGAATCCTCAAGTGCAGGGTCCTCCGATGAGGACGAAGTTTCATCTGCTGACACTCAAGGAAGTCTGACCGAAAAGGCCGTACCTGGTGTTGAGGG GGCTGCAGCTGGAGGCAGCACTAGTAGGCGGATTTTGAGATTTGTCGACAAGATTGCCAAGTCGAAGTATTTCCAGAAGGCCACAGAAAAtgagtacattaaaaaaaagattgaagaAATGTCCAACACCCCTCTGCTGCTTGCAGTGGAAGTTCAGGAGCTCTCTGGAACACTTGCTGTCAACATTCCTCCTCCCCCCACCGACAGAATATG GTACAGTTTCTGTGGACCCCCGAAGCTTGATCTGAGAGTCCGACCCAAACTGGGAGAGCGAGAAGTGACTTTCTGTCATGTaactgaatggattgaaaaaaaGCTGCAGGATGAGTTTCAG AAGGTTTTCGTTTTGCCCAACATGGATGACATTTACCTGCCGCTAATGCACTCTGGGATGGACAACCCGCCAGCTTTCCCACAATACCCTACAAAGCTCTCCCAGCATTCCTCTCTGGCCTCCACTGACAGATGCGATCCGGAACATTCTGCAGAACTACAGTAG
- the neurl2 gene encoding neuralized-like protein 2 — MAAVLGQFMEFHSVHGTNVRLDPSGTQATRVESFANGVCFSKDPLSPGEIFLVEIEEKELGWCGHLRIGLTAHDPRTLETVPEYSLPDLVDMGNSWVFAITRNHNKVIEEEAEGGEQPNVGDDAENKPKTFFTDTHLYIENIGIPRDKLVGRSRPGRFSHILDDLYKTNALPPTARRSRIGVVYVPKGQGYGDMHIIVNGEDMGASAKRIPTNKPLYAVVDVFAATKCVRIVQVEYGFASLQTLCRKTIQKHIVHRMALDWLELPEKLKHYCKYE, encoded by the exons atggCAGCGGTTTTGGGTCAGTTTATGGAATTCCATTCAGTGCATGGGACAAATGTGAGACTGGACCCATCGGGGACTCAAGCCACCCGAGTAGAAAGTTTTGCAAATGGCGTCTGCTTCAGTAAAGACCCTTTAAGCCCTGGAGAGATCTTCCTAGTGGAGATTGAAGAGAAAGAACTGGGATGGTGTGGTCATTTAAGGATCGGGCTTACTGCTCATGACCCTCGAACACTGGAAACCGTGCCAGAATATTCTCTGCCTGATCTAGTGGATATGGGAAACAGCTGGGTATTTGCAATAACGAGAAATCATAATAAAGTCATTGAAGAAGAAGCAGAAGGTGGTGAACAGCCAAATGTTGGTGATGACGCAGAAAACAAgcctaaaacatttttcacagaCACTCACCtgtatatagaaaacattggcATACCCAGAGACAAGTTGGTGGGACGCAGTCGACCCGGGAGATTCAGTCACATCCTGGATGATCTGTACAAAACCAACGCTCTACCCCCCACTGCCCGTCGCAGTCGGATTGGGGTTGTCTATGTACCTAAGGGGCAAGGTTATGGCGACATGCACATAATCGTCAATGGTGAAGACATGGGAGCCTCTGCCAAGAGGATCCCCACCAATAAGCCACTTTATGCTGTTGTGGATGTATTTGCAGCTACTAAATGTGTTCGGATTGTCCAGGTGGAATATGGCT TTGCCTCACTGCAGACACTCTGCCGAAAGACAATTCAGAAACACATCGTTCACAGAATGGCTTTGGACTGGTTGGAACTTCCGGAGAAACTTAAACACTATTGCAAATATGAGTGA